The Strix uralensis isolate ZFMK-TIS-50842 chromosome 4, bStrUra1, whole genome shotgun sequence genomic interval CAATGGAAGATAACGATTGTCTGGAGTGGGGAGGCTTTTGGTGACCCTGTGAAGATGTAACATTTGGGGATCTCATTTGGGTCCTTCAAAACTGTTTCAAATAATGTGATTTTTGTAAAGACGGTCTGTAACGAGCGGCAGCTTGATCACTCAGTGCTGGCAAAGCTGAATTCAGTCCATTTTGGTAGCCCCCTCATGAGAGCCAACCCGCGGCGGCAGCAGGGAGTCCTGGCAAAACCACAACGAAGGGGTTGGAGAGGTGCTGGTGGGTTTCACGgaaaatctccctttttttttttttttcttgtttttttctttttgtgcccGCGCAGGAAGGCGAAGCGCTGCTGGACTCCCTGACGGGCCAGCCCCACCCCGAGGATGTCCTGCTCTTCGCTGTTCCCATCTGCGCTCCCTACACGGCCATGACCAACTACAAGTAAGTCGCAGCATTTTCTGCAGGAAGGGTTGGGCGGGGGCTTGTTCTGGCCCAGGGGGGGCCTGCGACTACTTACagaaaactcttatttttttgaaaggtaCAAAGTCAAGCTCACTCCAGGCAcccagaagaagggaaaaggTACTTGTATTAAAGCTCAGCAATCCTTTTCAGGGCGTTACCTAGTGAAGGCAGCACGTTTTTACACACTGTTTAAATCTCACCTGTGTTTTTACAGCTGCAAAGATCGCCTTGCATAATTTTATGCAATCCAAAGAAGCCAGTGCAAGAGAAAAAGACCTCTTCCGCAGTGTGAAGGTGACTTGTTTTTCTATGTGGCTTCTCTTGTGCAAATGTATCAGCAGCAAAATGTCCACTAGTGCCATTTTGGGGGGTAAATATTTCCAAAAGCGAGTGGTTTACAGCTTTTTTTAGCAGTGTGGGGTTTCTCAGTGCTGCTGGGGAAAGATGTACGGCTTAGGCTGGAAAGAATCAGAAACTGAGCCCCACCAGTATCGCTGGGCCTTAGTTTCTCTATTGTGTCGCTTTTGATCAAAAATAAGAAATCTTCCAAAGAATCCTTTAGTTTTGGGAGGGGAAATTCCCACTCCCAGCGTGCGGAAGGGGCAGGTGCTTGCAGGGGGAGTTTGGCTGGGCTCGGGGCTGGAGGCAGCGTCCTGCTGCACCACTCGCCGCCCGCTTTCGCCTGCTGCAGGCCGTGGGTCTCAGCCCACCCAATGGGGTTTTTCTTCTACTCTCTTGCCATTTCCACCATTTCCTTCTCAAATTGGCCCCGTCAGTCCATGGCACTTCCCTGCCTGCCAGAGAGTGCTGGGTTCTTGCCATGTGCTTCTCCGGTGGCTTGCTCAGCCCTGGGCACCACCAGCCCCTCGGGGGGGtcatttctcctttccctcctcaggggggtttatttctcctttccctgaTCCCCGTTTATCTCTGTCAGAGCTGCTTGTTGGCCTGTAACAGTTCACTGATCAAAACCACCGAACAGCAGCAGactttatgttgatttttttttttttttgtggcactCTGCTAGAAAAACACAATTCATGGTTAACAGCCTTGAAGCGAGCAGGTAGTGCCCAGGGAACTGCTGACCCAGCAGAGCTGATGGGTGGAAGCTGTGCAGAAAACCATTAAGTCTTTCATTAATTAAACACGGGGCGAGAGCAGAAGCCTGCCAACAGCCTTATTTTCTCTGGGGGAACGCTGGCTCGGAGGCACTAACGGGGGTGAGGAAGATGTTCGTGAAGGCTCTTCTGCTGTGTTTTAATTGCTCATCTTTAATGTTTTGTAGGATACTGATTTGTCAAGAAATATCCCTGGTAAAGTGAAAGTGTCTGCACCTCATCTCCTGAACAGGAAAAAGAAGTGATTCCATAGGGGGGTTTCTCGCCACCGAACTGCCGCCGCTGCGCAGGCAGAAGCCAGCACCCGCAGGTGGGACACACGGACAGACCTTCCCCGACTGCCCTGGgccgggctgcagggagctgccgCGGCAGCGGGCGCCCGAGGAGCAGCTCCTGCGCCGTGGTTTTAGATGGACTCGAACAACTCGATACAAATCGCGTACAAACGTGCGAGTAAAGTGCTGGCGCTCGGTCAGCGACGGGATCTCACGCTGTTTCGTTCTCTAAATGCTTCCGACGGTGGAGCTGCCCCCTCTTTCCCCTGaatttgctgcagcaaaactctgatgttcagtttttttcctaagagctgctgcttttctctgaagGGGACAGGAGTTGCTACTAGAAGTAGGACAGTTTCAGTGCAAAATGCTTCGTTTGAGAAAAGGTAGAATTTTATTTTGCCCCAGTTCTCGCGCTGCGGAGCCCCAGGTCCCTCCGCATCCCCGTTACCCCTGGGGAGGTGAGGAAGAGGCCGGGAGGAAGAGCTGGGGCTTGAGGGTCacaataacacccccccccccaagagccCCAAGcccccagctcagctctggcaCTCCTCAAGCCCTACCTAAAGCTTACAAAAGAAACCGGTGCAGGAATTACAATCCAGGAGTTATTTTATTCTAGAAgtcaacatttttaatttttttttttttttctttgaggacAGCTTAAACAtcatttccccccttccccagagcGGCACAGCCTTGTCCCCCATCACCTGCTGGGGCTGACCCGTTCCACAGCCCGTCGCAGCGTCACCTCCGTGTCCCGGGGGCTGCCGCGGCTGACAGCCAGCTCCACGCACTTTCTAGTTCCGCTCAGGGCAGAATATCTGCTCCCTCAAGGGTCACAATTGAAGCTCCACAACGTAAAAgagttccaaaaaaaaaaaccaaaccccaaactacAACCAAGCGGAGAGCAGCAGTGCTTAACACCTGAAGGTTTACAACAATGTACAATTTCCAAATCCCGTTTCTCTGCCCTTAAGCATTTGTGGCAAAACTTTAAGCAGTTTCCTAACGCTCTAGACTAATCCAGGACTGCTCAGCCTGCACAGCAATCGTCAGCCTAGACTAAAGCAACACTCCCCTAGGCACGGCCTAGGCACAACCCCTAAACTCCTTGAGGAGGGACTCCACCACCTGTGTTTCAACACATGTACACCCCCTCGTCTTGCTCAGGGCTGGCCCTCACACCTGCTTCAAGGTGGACAAACCCAGAACTAGTTTTAGCTTAAGCACAGCATTCAGCTCCACTtgcattaaatacatttattgcAAACATCTTTACACAAAAATAGGTTCTCTCTAGGCCATTCACATGCAACTTAAAGGCAAGAAGCAACTACCTACCACGCTACAGATAAATTTAGACAAGTTTTAAGTTTGCCACGCTTGGTAAAATTATTACATCTTAGACCTGCGCATCCATGGGCTCAGGAGCCCGAGGTGTTGTTGCTTCCAAAGCGCTGGTTGACGCTGTGCAGCAAGTGCTTGGGGAGGCAATTCCAGGAACTGGCCAGCATTTCCTTAAAGCAGATGACTGCTTCCAGGCAGAGCCTTGGGGAGAGGGAAACGGCTGCCGTTAGCACCGAGGGCTGCAAGGTAAGCTCGGTCTTTACGGCTATTTAGTGAGGGCTTGTCCCTTGTCGGTGCAGAATGAAAGGAATCTTGCTCTATCCTCTCAGAACTGGCTGCTGTTCTTGCAGCATTCTTTAGAGggagaaatgttttcaaagatttCAGGAACATAAACGGGTCTGGCGCTAACCCTGCGCTGAAACgttttcaaatatttcagggACACAAACCAAGTCTGGCGCTAACCCTGCATTACTTGTCTCAGATGGAGACGTGACAGTTTCATGGTGGAGTCTTGCTTCCTTACCTTACGAGAGACCTCGGTTGTAGAGAAAACACAAGTATTTCATTACTGTGAGcctgggagggagagagaagcgCTTTGGTTACATGGATTCACCGTATCACGGCAGCAGCCAAACCAGGCAGAGTCCAAGTCTTTGGGGATCTGCACCGAGGGACTTTGGACACAGGGACTGTATCGGGCTCAGCACTCAGGGTtgttctgggcttttttttttttttttttttaatggttatgCCTGCTCCTTAAGTGCACACAAAGCTCCCAGCCACTGGTGCATTACAGAACTGTTGTACCACTCCTGTTTGCCGCTTGCCCATTGCTGCTGGCCCTGGATGGTGCTGGCACCCTTGTTCCCAGTCTCCCTCCCCAGCCACGGGGTGTTTTTACAGACCCTGGGCCACCCCCCGGCCTGGCTGAAGAGCCCCTCTGCTcaagctctgctccccaggactCCCGGTGATGAAATTACTTTGGGACGGGCTCCCTGAAAACACCCCCAGGAGAAGCACCGGGCAAAGCTGTACAAGTAGGTGGGAGATAAGAACAGGCTCCAAGAGAAACacgtgcgtgtgtgcgtgtgtgcgtgtgtgcgtgtgtgcgtgtgagCGTGTGTGCGTGTCTGCGTGTGTGCGTGTCTGCGTGTCTGCGTGTGTGCGTGTCTGCGTGTGTGCGTGTCTGCGTGCGCGTGTCTGCGTGCGCGTGTCTGCGTGCGCGTGTCTGCGTGCGTGTctgcgtgcgtgtgtgtgcgtgtctgcgtctgcgtgtgtctgtgtgtctgcgtgtgtctgtgtgtctgtgtctgcgtgtgtctgtgtctctgtgtgtgtaagtaattaattaattaattcacaGTTTGTTTAAATAATGATTAATGACCTGGTTTCCACAAAAGCACCAAACATTTCCCCTTCAGGCTTTCTTTATGCACCTCTGTCAGTCCCCGTGCTGACTACAGGCATTTCACACTGGCTGGTGTGGTGAAACACCCCGGCTCCCGCAGGAAGGGCTGGgccgggcggggagggaagggaaagctCGAAATAAACTCACAGCTTTAGAATGGGCAAGTAGGTTGTTGGCGCAGCCCCCGAAGACGATCACCTCTCCCTCTTCGCTTGCACAAGCCGTGTGCCACAACCTAGAAACAGAAGTCAGCACTGCATTAAACCcccagaatcacaaaatcacagaataagCACTCAAACCACCCTGCCCAAGAACGCAGGTTTAGGATTTGTGTTTAAAGTTAACACACACGGGTTCACACAGCCACCAGTACGCTGCAGGTGTGACTGATTCAACCAGAGTTTTAtgttcagagaaagaaaacagctgagctgcttgcacagattttatttttacatccctCTCGAGTCGAAAGACTGAATGGAGTGGGATTTTTGTGTTCTCTCCCAAGACTTGGGGAAACAACTGCCGCACATGTGTGTTCAGCACCACCACGGCtctgtcctgctgctctgaagagGGAAGTGCAGCAGCTTGGCCTTGTTACTGCGCCAGGAAAAAACacccctcctcatccccagggcCAAAGGAAGCTGCTGTACCTCACTCTACCTTGCTCAGAACACTCCCCCAAACACGACAGCTCCCAGTAACTCGTGTGACACGAGTGTTTTCAATGCCATGTAGGTGCATCACGGCAGTTTGGATGCTTTCAAACTGCAGGTCATCATCTCTAATTTACTCAGCAGGAAGACAAAAATAATCCTGGACACGCACAGGATTAGCCCCCGGCAAGGATGCTCAGAAGAGCAACACCCGCCCATGTCctgtctgctgccagagccagaACCCACAGGTTTCACTTCACTCTTGCTCCCGCAGTCCCAGCTCGGGGCCCTCCGCAGCCAAATCAGACCCAAAATCCCTGTTTTCTGCCGTTTCCCGAGCCAGGGCTGTGTCCATCGCATGTTTTGTGAGCGCGTTTGATGCCCTGGCCCTTCAGGGGTAGGGGCTAGCACGGGAGTGTATCGTGAAGAAAAAGGAGTGCTGTAAAAAGGAACATGTGTCCTCTCTTTTGACAGCCACCAGTAAATgcttcctcactttttttttttaataactttccaGGAAAGAGTCTACCATACCTTGGTTTTTCGGAGTAGTTATGCTCAAACTGTATCCACTCGTTCTTGCTGATGCAATAAATCCAAGCATCgcctgaaaacaagcaaaaaccccaaatacaAACAGTATTCTGTTAGTTCTTTCACATTTGCTGTAATAAACACGTGCTCCAGTGTAACACAGTCCTTTTTCGTGCTTAAATAAATCAAGCATTTTAGGAAAAACCTTATGAAACATTGGGCTACCTGTTTGAAAACAGGTGTTTAATAGTGGTTTACAGGAGCGAAGTCAAAAGGGCAGGATGGAGAACTGTAAAGCTCTTACTAACAGCAATTTGCATTAGatgatgcatttttaaagcagcttaATTTCTATAAATAATAGTGTCTCAACACACTCCGTGACTCCTGCTCTGTGGAATTAGCTCCATAAGGAGTTGGCTCACGAGTGCATGGAAGGAATTTAGCAAGAATTTAAGGTGACGAGGCAATAATTGAAGTTTCTGTGCACAACTGGTCAAGAACACAAAAGCAACACGAAATCCGTTTGGAGCGACTTACTCAATGGCTGCTTGTCAGTGGTGAATCCTCCGAAGAGAAAGAGGTGATCCGAGGAAATTGGTGTTAAGGAATGCCACGATCGGCCGACGGGACAAATGCCTTGCGTGATTCTGTAGTTCAATAAAAGCACCATGAATTATACACACGCTACGAAAAGATActgctgctcttttctgctctgattattttttagGTATTTGAAGGATGCAACTTCATTCTGCGCAGAGCTCGTGACCCAACagcaagtttaatttttttagacatagtaaaagaattttaattgtatcgatacttaaaaaaacctgacagcAAGAGTCAGCAGCTGATCTGGAGGATCAGTTTTACCTGAGTTTATCTACCCGAGAATGATTAAAAGACACTAAAACTGGCATCTTCACATTGCTCTTGAAACAAAAGAACTCAAGTTTTAGTACCTACATTTCACTCCACTCCCACGTATCCAGATTCAGATAGTAAAGATCGTTCATTCTGGACTCCTACAATAAAGCAGACCAGGGTTGAAATACTCCGCTCGGGTTTCAGGAACACACCGTTAAACTGGGCTGGGCTTACTCTGTATCTGCCACCAAACACGTAGCCTCTGTTCCCAACGGTAGCGCAGGCGTGAGCTGCTCGTGGTGACGGCGTTTTACCCTAGAAAATGTGAAATAAGAAGGTAAGTTGATTCCattaacaaaagaaagaaaatgccgTTCGACCAGAAACCCGCAGCAGGCGaagggaagaggagctgggctGAAGCTGCCCCGCAGGCACGCGGAGCGGACacggcgggcagcggccgggctcctCTCGGGCCCCTCACCCGGGACAGCTCCTCTGGACACGGCTCTCAAGGCAAGCAAGGTCTCACACTTCCACAAATCAATCACCCGAGGAGATGAAAGGCTGAATTAAAGTCAGATTTAAGGCCAACAAGGAACAGAGAGTGAAAAAACATCCAGTAAGTCACTCTGTGTGTAGAAACTCGCTTTTTTTGATGGATGAATGATcaaaaaactcattaaaaatgggaattttttttttccctctttaagtGTCAAGGTATAAATTTTGCTTTAGAAGGGAGTTCAGTCAGACACAGAAAACCTCAGATGGTAAATGAGACAATGACATAATAAATCATTAAACACTATTTTTCCTGAgttacttctgaaatatttgaggTCTGTATGTAGTACGACAAAGCAATTCTTTGGTAATCTGAATAACAAGTTACTTATCTCAAATTTCATTTCCTCCAATTCTGTGGCAGTATCACTCCATTTGCCTGTTCCTGAATACTTCTGGGCCACTTCACATGGTGTGTATTTGCAGTTACGGAGTGTTTCGTTTTGTTTTGGCCACAATTCAGCACGTAAGTGAAACATACTGAACGGTTACATTACAGCCAGGATGACAGGAAATcacacattttgttttcctgagctCCCCACGAGCACAACGCCACTGAGGCATGAGAGAAAGTCAACAGGAAAAAAGATGGAGGACAGATCAGAATAAAAGGCAAGTTTCCCATTTTTGGAGAGAGGATGTAGGGAAACGAATGgtttaaattcagtttaaatggCCTCAGGAGATGTTTGAGGGGATGTTTCCAAGGCTAGTTCTACCAGCAGTGTTTCAAATCCCTCTCTTTAAGTTGTAGCAACCACAAGAGCAAACACAAGCTAAGGACGCCTCACGGAGCCCGTGCACAGAAGAGGATTTAAGAGTCCCACTTtgctggccagagagcaaggTGCAGGGAAGGATGCTGGAAGGGAAGAGAGCCCTGGTCACCCAGCCCTAAGCTTCAGCTCCTGGCCAGGTCCCCTCCCCTGGTCGGATCAGAGTGCCTGTCCCAGGAGGGAAGCCAGAGGAGCGGCCTGAGATCTGTCCCCATGGAGAAAACAAACATAGCAAGAACTGCTGACACACAACCAGCCCCACACGGTCCGTTTGGGGAGTGCCCCGTCTCATTTCCCACATCCTCTGGCCAGCCAGCACTAGGGATTTCAGAGAGCTCTTCCGTCTTTTCTAACTCCTGGCATTTAGGACTGGCTTATATCCCAAAGAAGGCAGGATCACAGAGCACCTGACATGGTGGTTAAAGACTGGTGACATATAAACAAGACTGCAGGGTGGaccaggaaagcaagaaatataTATTTGGGGTGAATTTCTGTCCTTCTGGCTTGCAAACAGTTAACCACATCTTCTAAAATAATGCCAGGGAGATCCAGACTAGACAGAACAGGTTGGGACGGGAGATGTAACAGGTTAGGACAGCTCCACGCTGCAAATGAACGGCCCAAAGCCACCACTGCGGGGACAGGCTGCTACTAACCCTGCACAGCTACCCGGGGAGGCCATTTTCTCAGCACCCTCTTCTAACTCGACACAAAGCGGCAAAGCCAGGCCTAGCAGAGTCACGCTTGTTTTCACAGGATGCTAGAAGAGATGTGGCACACAACGCACGCAGATCGTAAGAGCTGTAACTTCAAATAATTGACGTAAGGCTAATAATTACCGTAGTTATAGGCTGGCTCCAAGTGAAAGTTTCAGTGTCCAGAACATGCACGTGGTCATTCCACCCTCTAGGAAGACctgaattctttaaaaatattaaataagcaaTGAGTTTTAATACGCACTAATTAAATATGAAAGTTTAAGTAGAAATTACTTCTGGGTTTACTTACCCAGAAAGAGGTTTCATCAAATTCAAAAGTTCCCCGTTGTTTCCCTTCAGGAAAATAACCATAGCCTCCAAAAAATATTAGCCTGAAACAAAATCCAGATCAATTAGAAATGCAATCACAAATGTTGCTACAAATTAAAAGTTCTGTAACGGCTGCGCTCAAATGGAAGACAGGAAAACCAGGGGAGCTCCTTTGGCTTCCTTACTTCCAGTATGTCTACACTGCAGGTTTTCCAGGTGTGGGGCCCCGTTTCTTGCCCAATCGCCCCCACCACCCCCACGAAATCCCTCTGTGGCTGTTTCCCAGCCTCAGGCTTCCAAGATTTGCTCCGCTTCCAAATACGTGAAGCTTCCAGGCCTTGCTGCCCAGTCGCTGCGCTGCAGCCGTCGCTGCCGGGGCTCCCACTCTGCAGCTACGGGGGTTTTATTCCTGCCGCTTCCCGACTCTGCCCTTTCCAAGCCCTCTGCCCATTTTTCCTAAGCCCAAAACGTTCACAGACGCTCCTgtgggaggcagagggaaagCATTACCCCTCGGGCACTGCGGACACGTGTGCTTGGCGGGGCAGGAGCAGACCGAGGCACGCTGCCTGCAGTGAAGCTGCCTGGGAAGTTTTTCATTTTGGGGCAGGAAGACATTTTCCtttgttgcattttgtttcaaAGCCTGAAGAAGTTACCTATGAGCAGTCTGGTTTTGCcgttcttttggtttttaaaatgtaatttaccTTTATGTTTGGGTTTCAGTACCTATTAGAAATTAACGGCATCGTTTTGCCACAAATTCCTATTGAATTATGAAGTAACAGAAAACAACCTACACCACCTAACTAAACACCCACAACTCCAGTCTTGCACAGATTTACATCTCAACTGATCCCATCAAGTATCAGCGTTCTCTCCACATCAAGACTCTGAAAACTAGCACCATGGGCAATTCTCCTGCCTTTCACGAGCCTCTGCAGCAAATCACATGGCAAATCCCGTTAACAGTGAGCTTCCTCTCCATGTAATGCACAAAGCAGCACTGTTTTACCCCAAAACCACCGTACATGGCTCAAACACAAGGGCTTACAGCATCCCCGCTCTCCTCTGCCTCAGTAGAGCCAGAGGTGACACAGGCAGGACCAGAGGATGCCTGTGCTGTCCAGGTATGGTTCTGTAGGAACAGCTGAAACCCCCACGCTGATGTGACACCACAGAACCCGTAACCCTGCCAGCTGTGACCAAAGGACTCGAGGCCCCTGACCATCCCCTCATCTTCCCCTCAGCCCTCCCCAGCCACATGCAGCCCAGCTGTCCTGAGAGCGCCTTGCTCAGCAGGGATCAGCCTTTCCAGCTTCTCCTGCGAGGGGACAACTCTGGCCACGTCAGCCCTGACCTGTGCCAGAGCACTTTGGAGTCCTGTTCTCCAGAAGCCAGGAACCCTCCGAGGAACCAGCCCTGGGTAGATGCTCTGGGACGAGCACCGAAAGCCTCCCCTGAGGTAATTCACCCCCGTCCCCAGCCTCCTGAGCAGCTGGGATGCAGCTGGGATACAGCGAGCTGGAGGAAGCAGGAAACTCCCTGCCCACAAGAGGCTCTTTCCTTGGTCAGTCCTCCCATGCCAGGAGGATCTCACCGCACAGCACCGCACTACTGAATCAGGGAGGAGGGTACAAGGCAACAGCAATGTTTTGCACATCAGCTCATCTGGCTTCAACACCTTCTCCTtgtcctccttctcttctccaaggcTGGCAGCACCTAAAGGCCTTCTGGCATCTCTGGGACACTACCCCGACACATTAAATCAGCAGCAGTTCCTCCAGCACGTTCCTCATTTTGTGCAACCAGCACAAAACACACCAAATTAAACACGTGCACTGCCgcaatttaaaagattaaaatggCTTCCTGCTCTTCAACTATCACAGAAAGGCAAGCTGCCCCACAAGATGTGACCAAAAGATTGCTTTCTGCGTGACACCGGTGATTCCTTCACAGGATTATTCCGTGAAGAATAATTCCCGACGCGGTTGCCGGGAGGAATGACGCTGACACAAGTAACCACCATGCAGTGGCTTTGGAAGATTTGCCTGTGACGAGGCTACATTTTGGATTGTGACTCACACAGATACTCTGCAGCTTACATATCCCCAAACCGGGAGTGAGGTTTTTCGTTTATCAACCGTTAAAGGATGGAACAGATTTAAAAGCCTGGCTGGGGAAGAAATCCAGGATCTTCCCGAAGCACAGGCGTGCAGCAGGTAAGAAGTCCTCCTGCAGCTCTTGTTCAAACAAAAAGACACAACAATGACAAGACTAAGAGTGATTAAAAGCAAACACACGCGCAAGGTTAGCTGTGCTGACTTCGTTGCTGGAGCCTTACTTGTTTTTGTAAACCCAAACGCCAAGTTTGTCCTTTGATGAAGGGGGTACCCCCTGACACTCTACTCTGACCCACTGCAGCACTTTGTCCGTGGATCTGGAATTTAACATGTAgaactgtagaaaataaaaagattttttttacccACACAGTTAGCTTAAAGCTTAAGTCTGACTGatgttaaaatattaacttttaattAGCATGTATCGgtatagaaataattttaaaagttcttttccTAGCTGCACAGAGCACTGACAATGTTTGGAACAAAATATGGATCCAAAGATCCTTATCTTTTTGCAGACTCGAGCCCCAAacactttttataaaaaaagtaaCAGGACAATGGACATTGAGTTTTACCATCCAAAAGCTGCCATGGGATACAATGAAGGTGAGTACAAAGTAGCAACTGTcgtacaataaaaaaaaatctggtttaaaataaaaaaaaagtggtttttttacgGTATCATCCCGTCCCTGCGTGTTACATCATTTTACATGGAGAGAAATAGCTGATACACATATATAAACTAACTGAAAAGTAAGAATACCACGGCAGGAAGGAAGCAAGTCACATTTTATAAAAGTACTTTGTTTGAGACTATTTCCAAGCATTGCATCAAGCTACTTTGAGTTTATATTTAAGAGAGAGGCCAAAACTATTTAATTTAAATCACACTTCCAGAACATCAGAAGGTATTACCAGAGACTCTGGAGAAGAATAACATTTCAAACAACTACAGAGCAGTTATGAATCACCTCCTGATATTATTTGAGCGAACTCTGGAAATTCCCATCTTGGAAAAGAAGCAAACTCAAAAGCACCAAGGTGATACAATTTATAGGGTGAATTGCACAAGAGCAACTGCAACCAAAACAAATAACAGGTCGTAGTGTTTCTTCAGTGCTGTAAAGCTACCAGGGTACAATCACCATGTGAAATGATGCAGAGCTGAACGCTGACCTGTTTTACAAACGTCACGTTATCTGACCTGTTGCAGAGGAATTAATACATTGAACTGAACTGGTAAAAGTCAGCCAGCTAATCacctgcatggaaaaaaa includes:
- the KLHDC2 gene encoding kelch domain-containing protein 2 encodes the protein MADDNEDLQADEELPAPAEDSFEQLENDSPAERSGHVAVTDGRCMYVWGGYKNAQVRGFYDFYLPRDEIWIYNMETGRWKKSKTEGDVPPSMSGSCAVCVDRVVYLFGGHHARGNTNKFYMLNSRSTDKVLQWVRVECQGVPPSSKDKLGVWVYKNKLIFFGGYGYFPEGKQRGTFEFDETSFWNSGLPRGWNDHVHVLDTETFTWSQPITTGKTPSPRAAHACATVGNRGYVFGGRYRESRMNDLYYLNLDTWEWSEIITQGICPVGRSWHSLTPISSDHLFLFGGFTTDKQPLSDAWIYCISKNEWIQFEHNYSEKPRLWHTACASEEGEVIVFGGCANNLLAHSKAAHSNEILVFSLQPRSLVRLCLEAVICFKEMLASSWNCLPKHLLHSVNQRFGSNNTSGS